A portion of the Natronococcus sp. AD-5 genome contains these proteins:
- a CDS encoding diacylglycerol/lipid kinase family protein, with the protein MESDGAGRRVLVLNPVSGSEDHVDDTIELAADHDFEIRKTEEAGDARRLAREAAPDADLVAAAGGDGTVNEVVNGIATAEALDTTALAVVPAGTGNNLASNIGVESIEHSFAVIEDGRRRTIDLGLANDRWFVNSCVGGVTAEASSETSSDGKREFGVLAYVMNTLETVRSFDSLPLRVTTVEGPDGEAAKAWEGKAVFVLVGNCRRFTGARTAQANVEDGLFEVTIVEEAGTVDLLGEAALEGLFGRDSTHIVRRRAPSLTVESLRDSVQYSLDGEMLSTETLHLETNARGLDVLVGDSYRPNPDEDDRWPFNAQR; encoded by the coding sequence ATGGAATCGGACGGTGCGGGTCGACGCGTTCTCGTCCTCAATCCCGTAAGCGGAAGCGAGGATCACGTCGACGATACCATCGAGCTGGCGGCCGATCACGACTTCGAGATTCGAAAGACCGAGGAGGCCGGCGACGCCCGCCGATTGGCGCGCGAGGCCGCACCCGATGCCGACCTCGTCGCCGCAGCGGGCGGCGACGGGACCGTGAACGAGGTCGTCAACGGCATCGCGACCGCCGAGGCGCTCGACACGACAGCACTCGCCGTCGTCCCCGCCGGGACGGGAAACAACCTCGCATCGAACATCGGCGTCGAGAGCATCGAGCACAGTTTCGCGGTGATCGAAGACGGGCGACGGCGAACGATCGACCTTGGACTCGCGAACGACCGGTGGTTCGTCAATTCCTGCGTCGGCGGCGTCACCGCCGAGGCGAGCAGCGAAACGTCCTCGGACGGGAAACGCGAGTTCGGCGTGCTCGCGTACGTGATGAACACCCTCGAGACGGTCAGGTCGTTCGACTCGCTCCCGCTGCGCGTGACGACGGTCGAAGGCCCGGACGGGGAGGCGGCGAAGGCGTGGGAAGGGAAAGCGGTGTTCGTCCTCGTCGGGAACTGTCGGCGGTTCACCGGGGCGCGGACCGCACAGGCGAACGTCGAGGACGGGCTCTTCGAGGTCACGATCGTCGAAGAGGCGGGGACCGTCGACCTGCTCGGGGAGGCGGCCCTCGAGGGGTTGTTCGGTCGCGACAGCACGCACATCGTCCGACGACGCGCGCCGTCGCTCACGGTCGAGAGCCTCCGCGATTCGGTCCAGTACAGTCTCGACGGCGAGATGCTGTCGACCGAGACGCTGCACCTCGAGACGAACGCGAGGGGGCTCGACGTC